A part of Leifsonia xyli subsp. xyli str. CTCB07 genomic DNA contains:
- the argF gene encoding ornithine carbamoyltransferase, translating into MTRHFLRDDDLSPAEQVEVLDLAAKLKRDRFSARPLAGPQTVAVMFDKTSTRTRLSFATGIADLGGNPLIIQAGESQVGAKESLADTARVMERMLAAIVWRTFAHSGLEELVDGTRIPVVNALSDDVHPCQTLADLQTVRERKGRTAGLTMSFFGDGASNMAHSSLLGGVTAGMRVRIAAPAGYTPDPRFVADAEAIAARTGGSVLVTADPGEAAAGADVIVTDTWVSMGKEDEKAERIAVFGDYAVNAGTLRLADPAAIFLHCLPAYRGLEVSAYVIDGPQSVVWDEAENRLHAQKALLTWLLAKNREDAV; encoded by the coding sequence ATGACCAGGCACTTCCTCCGCGATGACGACCTCAGCCCGGCCGAACAGGTCGAGGTGCTCGACTTGGCCGCCAAGCTGAAGCGCGACCGTTTCTCCGCCCGGCCGCTCGCCGGTCCGCAGACCGTCGCTGTGATGTTCGACAAGACCTCGACCCGCACGCGCCTCTCGTTCGCGACCGGCATCGCCGACCTCGGCGGCAACCCGCTCATCATCCAGGCGGGGGAGAGCCAGGTTGGCGCGAAGGAGTCGCTTGCCGACACCGCGCGCGTGATGGAGCGGATGCTCGCCGCCATCGTGTGGCGCACTTTCGCGCACTCGGGGCTCGAAGAGCTCGTCGACGGCACGCGCATACCCGTGGTCAACGCGCTCTCCGACGATGTCCACCCCTGCCAGACCCTCGCCGACTTGCAGACGGTCCGCGAGCGCAAAGGGCGCACCGCCGGGCTCACGATGAGCTTCTTCGGCGACGGCGCGAGCAATATGGCGCACTCTTCCCTTCTCGGCGGGGTGACAGCGGGCATGCGTGTCCGCATCGCCGCGCCGGCCGGGTACACGCCGGACCCCCGGTTCGTCGCGGACGCCGAGGCGATCGCGGCCCGCACCGGCGGCTCGGTGCTCGTGACCGCCGACCCCGGGGAAGCGGCGGCGGGCGCCGATGTGATCGTCACCGACACCTGGGTGTCGATGGGCAAAGAGGACGAGAAAGCGGAGCGGATCGCCGTGTTCGGCGACTACGCGGTGAACGCCGGGACCCTGAGGCTCGCGGACCCTGCGGCGATCTTCCTGCACTGCCTGCCTGCCTACCGGGGCCTGGAAGTCAGCGCCTATGTCATCGACGGCCCCCAGTCCGTCGTCTGGGACGAGGCCGAGAACCGGCTGCACGCGCAGAAGGCCCTGCTGACGTGGTTGCTGGCCAAGAACCGGGAGGATGCGGTATGA